The Cryomorphaceae bacterium 1068 genome window below encodes:
- a CDS encoding gliding motility-associated C-terminal domain-containing protein, with amino-acid sequence MEECFTGGVTAAGRTGTLGATNGTFQIKWEEDYILRKAIALTYRYGRPMDNEIILNGVSVPLNMSSQIGDEQPDGPFVELFAVNGIDITDLVEITDNSISVFLDGFDDTIPVNTGWWSVMCVFLYESPTVDQPMCLRVYTADRTQYAPQEYSFATPLFDNDKDFGFSLYSDRVGADESDRSIVGINSEFLGNIGGSDATNPMSGFNDGGVRGHFYYENGELFGLDDDVPNNTVDESDGIAVINGYLVSDVQQDLYLSALSYPINFGRFNPHPAFFLTYTPDCTDLPDLGSLQRAYDFCRGDTIQLTTTTEYDTHSWSTSTGISDSTLSNPLCFADSSQWYTVTMWNEGEEGCSQTIPIFVEVNAIPRPASLNVNPSSCPDPTGLIQANSPAGRSPFTYRLDGAVQSNNASAGLSPGTYKYRINSAAGCRWDTTVTVPLDPLQEASFDPFPTTGFSPLFVGFANTSTNATGYQWLIDGVPISTSEDMSYTFPDSGSFEVSLIAYRLEESCADTATFTLRVEPGIQVLMPNIITPNSDGRNDALIAQVQGVASCRWVIYNRWGNEVASGSDGAPFQKVELWKPSSDVAAGQYSVVFISEGLAGQVEKMVFEFTLTK; translated from the coding sequence TTGGAAGAATGCTTTACAGGCGGAGTAACAGCTGCTGGACGAACGGGCACTCTTGGGGCGACAAACGGAACATTTCAGATAAAGTGGGAAGAAGATTACATATTGAGAAAAGCCATTGCGCTGACATATCGCTACGGCAGACCAATGGATAATGAAATTATTCTCAACGGGGTTTCCGTGCCTCTCAATATGTCTAGTCAAATAGGTGATGAACAACCTGACGGCCCGTTCGTCGAACTGTTTGCTGTTAATGGAATCGATATCACTGATCTCGTTGAAATAACGGACAATAGCATTTCTGTTTTTTTAGATGGGTTTGATGACACCATACCCGTGAATACTGGATGGTGGAGTGTGATGTGTGTTTTTCTTTATGAAAGCCCAACTGTCGATCAGCCAATGTGTTTGAGAGTTTACACGGCCGACCGAACTCAGTATGCTCCACAAGAGTACAGCTTTGCAACACCGCTTTTCGATAACGATAAAGATTTTGGGTTTTCTCTTTATTCTGATCGAGTTGGAGCAGATGAAAGTGACCGATCAATCGTTGGCATCAATTCTGAATTTCTCGGTAATATTGGAGGATCGGATGCCACTAACCCAATGTCTGGTTTTAATGATGGCGGAGTTAGAGGGCATTTCTACTACGAAAATGGAGAACTATTCGGATTGGACGACGATGTTCCGAACAATACGGTGGATGAGTCAGATGGTATAGCTGTAATTAATGGTTATCTTGTGTCTGACGTTCAACAAGATTTATATTTGAGCGCTCTAAGCTACCCAATTAACTTCGGCAGATTCAACCCCCACCCTGCCTTTTTCCTCACCTACACTCCCGATTGCACCGACTTACCTGACTTGGGTTCATTGCAGCGTGCTTATGACTTCTGCCGTGGCGACACCATCCAACTCACTACCACCACAGAATACGACACCCATTCTTGGAGCACCTCTACAGGCATAAGCGACTCCACCCTCTCCAATCCCCTTTGCTTTGCCGATAGCAGCCAATGGTACACCGTAACCATGTGGAACGAAGGCGAGGAAGGCTGCAGCCAGACCATTCCCATCTTTGTAGAGGTGAATGCTATTCCCAGACCTGCCAGTCTCAATGTCAATCCTTCTTCTTGTCCCGACCCTACTGGGCTGATCCAAGCCAATAGCCCTGCGGGCAGATCGCCTTTTACCTATCGGCTGGATGGGGCAGTACAAAGCAACAATGCTTCGGCGGGTTTGTCTCCGGGTACCTATAAGTACCGCATCAACTCTGCGGCGGGCTGTCGGTGGGATACGACAGTAACCGTACCCCTCGACCCGCTGCAAGAAGCTTCTTTTGATCCTTTTCCCACCACGGGTTTCTCGCCGCTCTTCGTGGGCTTTGCCAATACTTCTACCAATGCCACCGGCTACCAATGGCTGATAGACGGTGTGCCCATCTCCACCAGTGAAGACATGTCCTACACCTTTCCCGATTCGGGGAGTTTTGAGGTATCGCTTATCGCCTACCGCCTGGAAGAGTCCTGCGCCGATACGGCCACTTTTACCCTTAGGGTAGAGCCGGGTATCCAAGTCTTAATGCCCAATATCATCACCCCGAATTCTGATGGCCGCAATGATGCGCTGATTGCCCAAGTGCAGGGCGTGGCCTCTTGCCGCTGGGTGATCTACAACCGTTGGGGAAATGAAGTGGCGTCAGGTTCAGACGGTGCGCCCTTCCAAAAAGTAGAACTCTGGAAACCCTCGAGCGACGTCGCAGCGGGGCAGTACTCGGTAGTCTTCATCTCCGAAGGGCTGGCAGGACAGGTGGAGAAGATGGTGTTTGAGTTTACCCTTACTAAGTAA